The genomic DNA GCGTTCACGGCAGCTGCGAAGAGAAAAGCCGCCTCCAACGAAATCTGCTCCGCCAGATAGGAAGTCAGCGGAACGCCGAACGCAAAACCAACGGTGATGCCGGCAAAAACCTTTGTCACCGCCTGGCCGCTTTTTTCCGGTGAAACAAGCTGTGCCGCCGTGACAAGCGCAATCGAGAAAAAGACCGGATGGAAAATGGCGGGAATAATGCGAAAGACCATCAACACCTCAAACCGGCCGGTCAGGGCATAAAAGATATTGGACATTGCGAATATAAGAACCGACAGGCTTAAGATAACCTTCCTGTTCATTCCGGAGGCGAGCAGCGTTACAAAGGGGCCTGAAACGGCAACAACCAGAGCAAAAACACTCACCAGAAGTCCCGCCTGCGCAGTTGAGATATTGAATTTTTGTGTTATCTGCGGTAAAACACCTACGATTCCCATCTCGGTCGTGATGATGCCGAATACCCCCAAAGCCAGAATGATGATAAGCAGCGGGCTGTTTTTTTTCATGGAACTCTCTCTCCAATCTGTATCTATATCATTTCATATTTATATATCTATATATTTAGATTTGTTAGAACAGCAAACCATATCTCGTCCTTACTTGCCCTCCTTCCATGTTTAAATGATGATCAGCGTTTAACCTTCGCCATTATACATCTAATTATCTAGATATGTAAATATTAAGACGCAAAAAAAAGGAGTTTCCTCCTTTTTCAAGTTCATCATATTCCCGGTATGCTGCAAAGTCAGATGAGCATTTTTCCTACAGTTCGTTTCGAATATATTCGGCAAAGTCCTGAATCGTTTTCTCGTTCCGCCGGTAAAAGGTCCATTTGCCCACCCGTTCTGCTTCCAGCAGTCCCGCCTTCTGCATCATTAATAAATAACTGGAGACAACGGATTGGGCCATTCCGGATTGTTCCTGTATATCACTCACACAGGCACCGATTTTAAGCGTGAGTCCCTGCTCCAGATAAGGCGTTTCATCGAAGTAGTCTTCCGGATGTTTCAGCCAGAACAAAATCTGGCGGCGTGTCTCATTGGACAATGCTTTTAAGATTAAGGAAGGTTCCATGTGTTATTCGATCCTTTTTTAAGATTATAAAAATATAAATGGATAAGGGTACGTAGAGGATTGGTCTACCACGTTGGCCGCAGCTTTTGCGACAGATCCCCTTCGCTTATGCTTTGAATAATCTGTTTCAAATCAGAACGTATCATATTCAAGTGGTCAGGACCTATGATCTCTCCCCACCGGTGTTCGATTTTCGTATAAATACCTTCCTTGGCTTTGATCAGTGCCCAACCACGCTCTGTAAGCACAACCAGCTTGCCTCTCCCGTCCGAGGGATGGGGCTTTCTTATTACATAACCGCGATCCTCCAGGTAGTCCAGCATCTGGCTTACCGCCTGCTTGGATATACCCAAAAGATCAACCAACGTTTTTGCCGTGGCCCCGTCCGGAATCAGCCCCTGGAACAGAAAACCGTGCATAGGCCGGATGTCTCCGAATCCAAGCTCATTCAGCCGCTGGTGAAG from Paenibacillus sp. J23TS9 includes the following:
- a CDS encoding helix-turn-helix transcriptional regulator, translated to MEPSLILKALSNETRRQILFWLKHPEDYFDETPYLEQGLTLKIGACVSDIQEQSGMAQSVVSSYLLMMQKAGLLEAERVGKWTFYRRNEKTIQDFAEYIRNEL
- a CDS encoding MarR family winged helix-turn-helix transcriptional regulator, with the translated sequence MPKTPRRHQDDLASLFSLAFSSLSQELHQRLNELGFGDIRPMHGFLFQGLIPDGATAKTLVDLLGISKQAVSQMLDYLEDRGYVIRKPHPSDGRGKLVVLTERGWALIKAKEGIYTKIEHRWGEIIGPDHLNMIRSDLKQIIQSISEGDLSQKLRPTW